The following proteins come from a genomic window of Ictidomys tridecemlineatus isolate mIctTri1 chromosome 9, mIctTri1.hap1, whole genome shotgun sequence:
- the LOC144366859 gene encoding uncharacterized protein LOC144366859, translating to MGNTLTTPLSLTLDHWQDVQKRANNLSVTVKKKKWKTLCASEWPTFNTSWPPEGTFNIDSILQVKSRIFIQGPQGHPDQIPYIITWEDLASTPPSWVAPFSPPKSPSYSSPLEPSAPLLPVPPPPSPLPPQTSQLYPVLDKSETSTKPRATPKKVLPPEDSALIDLLSDVPPPYQPQPLPAPGSNSPSSEEKKDNQEGPTASAPPDPSPMAGRLRGRRDHTAPGNTSKVLPLRQTGGPNGQYQYWPFSASDLYNWKTHNPSFAENPVALTSLIESILVTHQPTWDDCQQLLQILLTSEEKQKVLLEARKNVPGDDGRPTQLPNLINEAFPLTRPNWDYTTEAGRNHLRLYRQLLIAGLQGAGRRPTNLAQVRQTIQGAEESPTAFLERLKEAYRRFTPFDPDSEDQKGNVSMAFIWQSAPDIRTKLQRLDNLQDFSLTDLLKEAEKIFNKRETPEEREDRIRKMQEERDLKLREESDKRERERDRKRNRELSKILATVVQAGRQGENVGQDRERSKPRVDRDQCAYCKERGHWVKDCPKRPPNPKRGANRASQLLALDED from the coding sequence ATGGGGAACACCCTAACTACCCCTTTGAGCCTTACTCTAGATCATTGGCAGGACGTCCAAAAGCGCGCAAACAACTTGTCCGTGAcagtcaaaaagaagaaatggaaaactctctgtgcctcagaatggccaACATTCAATACCAGCTGGCCTCCTGAAGGAACCTTTAACATTGATTCTATTTTACAGGTGAAGTCTCGAATCTTCATCCAAGGTCCTCAGGGACACCCTGATCAAATACCCTATATTATTACTTGGGAAGATTTAGCTTCCACACCACCCTCCTGGGtggctcctttctctcctcctaaaTCCCCTTCTTATTCTTCTCCCCTCGAGCCCTCTGCTCCTCTCCTTCCAGTTCCTCCTCCTCCGTCACCTCTACCCCCTCAAacctcccaactttaccctgtccTCGACAAATCTGAAACTTCAACTAAGCCAAGGGCAACACCAAAGAAGGTTTTGCCACCAGAAGACTCAGCCCTAATTGACCTGCTATCTGATGTGCCTCCTCCTtatcagccccagcccttgccagcccctgggtccaattcacCTTCCtcggaggaaaaaaaagacaaccaaGAGGGTCCAACTGCCAGTGCTCCCCCAGATCCATCCCCCATGGCGGGACGACTCCGAGGACGACGGGACCACACTGCACCAGGGAACACTTCTAAAGTTCTCCCCCTGCGGCAAACGGGGGGTCCCAACGGCCAATATCAGTACTGGCCATTCTCAGCCTCTGACCTCTATAACTGGAAAACTCATAATCCTTCCTTTGCTGAAAACCCTGTAGCCTTAACCTCTCTGATTGAATCTATTCTAGTGACTCACCAGCCAACATGGGATGACTGCCAGCAACTCTTGCAGATACTCCTCACTTCAGAGgagaaacaaaaagttctttTGGAAGCTCGCAAAAATGTGCCAGGGGATGATGGGCGACCCACCCAACTCCCAAATTTGATTAACGAGGCTTTTCCTTTAACCCGGCCAAACTGGGACTATACCACTGAAGCAGGTAGGAACCACCTACGTCTCTATCGCCAGTTACTCATAGCGGGTCTCCAAGGAGCAGGGCGTCGGCCCACTAATTTGGCCCAGGTAAGACAAACTATTCAGGGGGCAGAGGAGAGCCCAACAGCATTTTTAGAAAGACTAAAGGAGGCATACCGGAGGTTTACTCCCTTCGATCCTGATAGTGAGGACCAGAAAGGAAATGTCTCTATGGCTTTTATTTGGCAGTCTGCCCCAGACATTAgaactaagttgcagaggctggataATTTGCAGGATTTCTCACTAACAGATTTgctgaaggaagcagaaaagatatttaacaaaAGAGAAACTCCAGAGGAGCGAGAGGATAGAATCAGGAAGATGCAAGAAGAACGAGACCTTAAGCTTAGAGAAGAGtcagacaaaagagaaagagaaagggatcgAAAGCGTAATAGGGAACTAAGCAAAATATTGGCCACTGTAGTTCAGGCAGGACGACAGGGAGAGAACGTAGGTCAGGACAGGGAACGGAGCAAGCCCCGTGTAGACCGAGAccaatgtgcctactgtaaagAAAGAGGACACTGGGTAAAGGATTGCCCAAAGAGACCCCCCAACCCCAAAAGAGGTGCAAATCGGGCCTCGCAGTTACTAGCATTAGATGAAGACTGA